The following proteins are co-located in the Apium graveolens cultivar Ventura chromosome 5, ASM990537v1, whole genome shotgun sequence genome:
- the LOC141659986 gene encoding uncharacterized protein LOC141659986, whose translation MGANLSYVWRSLMQAQEVMKQGCRRRIGNGKSTRIWQVPWLKCPLNGYITTVMPEELKETRVENLFAENRKEWDGDVLKDKFNDRDCEQIRNIQIPLGHREDKWSCRRVFPTADALRRKSVNVSSVWSWCLTNVEDDLHVLFECSFAKEVWTNVGLLNIVQVRPNDFVLCVLKRAFQLGDRDQIGLLGMVCWNLWNRQNNWVWNRINCSSFSIQSRAFSMIAEWNRAREASAKLVNQNQATSRVWTKPPEGWIKINIDVVCHLDTGQAGVGCIIRDYQGYFFRVRSKVLQRNLQPREAEAMGLREALTWTKEWRNNKGIFESDAKGMVEAINGGSGSSYFHMIIEDCREIHKYFSEVLVVFTYRSANTLAHLLAKATYFMSGNQEWLLTAPEFISCIVDVEKV comes from the exons ATGGGAGCAAATCTGAGTTACGTGTGGCGGAGCTTAATGCAAGCACAAGAGGTTATGAAACAAGGTTGTAGGCGTCGAATTGGAAATGGCAAAAGTACAAGGATATGGCAGGTACCTTGGTTGAAATGTCCATTGAATGGATATATTACTACAGTAATGCCTGAGGAATTGAAAGAAACAAGGGTAGAGAATTTGTTTGCTGAAAATCGAAAGGAGTGGGATGGGGATGTATTGAAAGATAAATTTAATGACCGTGATTGCGAACAGATAAGAAACATACAAATCCCACTGGGACATAGAGAAGATAAATGG TCTTGTCGTCGAGTCTTTCCTACTGCTGATGCTTTAAGAAGGAAGTCTGTAAATGTTAGTTCGGTGTGGTCTTGGTGTTTGACCAACGTAGAGGATGATTTACATGTTTTGTTTGAATGTTCTTTTGCAAAAGAAGTGTGGACGAATGTTGGGCTTCTAAACATTGTTCAGGTACGTCCAAATGACTTTGTTCTGTGTGTACTCAAGAGAGCTTTTCAACTTGGGGATAGGGATCAGATTGGACTGTTGGGTATGGTGTGCTGGAACTTGTGGAATAGACAGAACAATTGGGTATGGAACCGTATAAATTGTTCTAGTTTCAGTATACAATCCAGAGCTTTTAGTATGATTGCGGAATGGAATCGTGCTAGGGAGGCCAGTGCGAAGCTTGTGAATCAGAATCAGGCTACCAGTAGAGTATGGACTAAGCCTCCGGAAGGGTGGATAAAAATTAATATTGATGTTGTGTGTCACTTGGATACTGGGCAAGCAGGTGTAGGCTGTATCATTCGGGATTATCAGGGTTATTTTTTCCGAGTAAGAAGTAAAGTGCTTCAAAGAAATTTGCAACCAAGGGAAGCAGAAGCAATGGGGCTTCGTGAAGCCTTAACGTGGACAAAGGAGTGGAGAAATAACAAGGGTATTTTTGAGAGTGATGCCAAAGGAATGGTTGAGGCGATTAATGGTGGAAGTGGAAGCTCTTACTTTCATATGATTATTGAGGATTGTCGGGAAATTCATAAATACTTTAGCGAAGTGTTAGTTGTGTTTACTTATAGATCTGCGAATACGTTAGCTCATTTATTAGCAAAGGCTACATATTTTATGTCAGGCAATCAAGAGTGGTTGCTTACTGCTCCTGAATTTATATCCTGTATTGTTGATGTTGAGAAAGTTTAA